A stretch of DNA from Gimesia chilikensis:
TGCACCAGCGTGACCGCCTCGCCGTAGATGCGAGCCAGTTCTTTGATGCTTTTCGCGGGCAATTCCGCGACGGAATAAAATTTGTCTTTACTCTGGGAAACACTGGTTTTATTGGAAGACATTGATTCCGACTTGGTGCGGGAGCGGATTTGATCGCTGGGAATCCGCAGCACTTCAATGCCGATGTCTACCAGCAGATAATCTGAGCCCTGCTTAAGTACATCCCCCTGCACTTTGTGACCGTTGACCAGTTCGATAACATCCGCCTGCGCCGGAATGGAAAGACAGAGAATCGTAATCAGCAGGCAGGTAATTCTTTTCGGGCAGCACCAGTTGTCAATCATTCCGTCGATTTCCTCTCTTCTTAGCGGCTGTCAGACCAGAAACGCGGCGAGTCGTTTCGCCTTGAGGGATGTTTTTACTCTTTGTATTCGCTATGGCATTCCGTGCAGGATTTGTAGACCCGGGACATTCCCTGATCAAACTCCTGGAAATTGTCGTTCTTGGCAGCTTCCACCATTTTCAGGCAGGCTTCCTGCATCGGATTGGCATGCCCCAGGAAGCCTTTGTCATCGACATAGCCGTAACCTTCCAGTGTGATGATCTTGGAAATCGCTGCAAGCAGGTGTGCTTCTTCGATGACCTTCTCTTTTTCTGCTTTGAGGGCATCTGCACTTCCGACATTCGATTTGAGCCATTTGTAGGCGATATCAGCGCGTTTCATCAGATCGCCCATTGAGGCGACTTCGGCGATGGGTTTCTTATCGTCAGCTTCAGGCAGTCCCGCAGGGGCACTGCCGTTTAGAATCACGATAATCTGTTCGTAGGGAACTTGCATGGCGCGATAGGACTTGGCACCACGCATCAGCGGCTCTGCTGTGAAAGCGGCTGCCAGCTCCCGCAGATACTTGGCATTCTTTTTCCAGCCGACATCTTCTGAATGCTGATTCGCAACTTCAGCCAGTGCCGCCAGGGTTGCAGTAAATGTGGGTATCTCAAGATAGCTCGTATTATAGGTGCCGACCGACTGCATATTCTTGGTCAGACGATTACGAATGTCTTTGACCTGCGATTCCAGAATTGGCATGGGGATAATTGTTTTCCAGTCCGCGCCTGAACCGCCGCCGGCACTCGCCTGTGCAGTCTCCGTTTTCATTTCTCCCGCGGGAGCAGGAGTGGTATTGGCTGCGACATTGTTTCCAGGTAGAGCAACGGGCTGAACTGACTGATTATCGCCCGCGACAGCCAGCGGATTGTCAAACCAGACATCATAGGGGATCCCGTCGATCATTTTCTGCCCGTCATTCGCCGGGGCAGGTGTCGGTTTTGTTTCAGTTGGCGTTGATTGTGCTACCTGTGGAGTCGCTGCAGCCGGAGCGGGCGTCTGGGCCTGTTGTTGAGCTGGCGCGGGGGCAGGAGCATCATTTCCACCACATCCAGTGAACAGGAACAGTGTGAGTAACGTACCTGTGGCCAGTGAGAAGTTGCGAATTGGTTTTCGATACCTGTGCCGAGATGGCTTGTTCATGGATGACTCCCTCAAGTCCTTGAAATAAAACCAATTAGATTATGTGTGATCTTCGCGGGAGATGCAACTCCAGCTTGCCCAGTTTATGAAATTGGTTTTACAGGTCTGGATGGACCCTCTGGTGCCTCACCCTCAGCAAATCATGGAAACCATGTGTCTAATGAACCAGGCCATGCTTCCAGACCGGGGATTACCTGACTGTAAGCATCCCCAGCTGTAAAAATATTCCGATCAGGATAAGCGGGTGCGTTTGGTTGTTTGCGTAAAAATATGGCGGACGGCCCTTGTCAACTCAAACTCCACTTATTATTTCTGACCATTATCAGGTGCGTAACTGGTACCGGTTTTTCACACACACAGTTGAAAAAGTCGAGACTTCCCACTTGCGGAAGTTATACTTGAGTGGTGGACAACCGAGAAAAAATTCGTTTCCTGACTATTCAATAGCCTGTTATTGACTTCTGGAGAATTAACACAGGCGCGTTGTTGGGGACACACAACATTGATTTTTATCAATCAGCTGCCATCATGGAGTTCACCCTGGTAGCAAAAGGAGTAAATGAGAGATGAACAAGATTGTTTGTTACACGTTGGGCATGATTGCCCTCACCCTTACAACAGCTCAGGCTCAGGGCCCTTCCCTCAATTTCGGTCAGGGATTCCTGCTGAGTCAGACAACAGCTCCGCCTCCGGCACCTCCTGCTGTTCTGCCTGAACCAATGCCCGAGTTGACCCCTCAACCTTACGAACACCACGTTGCTTCCCCTGCGATTCCCATGTTTGACTGTGTCAAATACAGAAAAACCAGGAACATCGCTCCCTGCTCAAATCCGAAGATTGTCACCATTGTCGATCCCTGTGCTCCCAAGAAAAGCTGTTGTGAGCCAGGCTGTGTTGCTGTCGAAATCTGTGCTCCCGAATGTGCCTGCGAGTGCGTTCGTTGCAGCAAAGATGGTCGCCGCAAAGTATTTGACTACGGGAAATATAAAGTGGTCGTTGAATCTCATCGTGGTAAAGTTGTTGTGACTTACCGCGACTAAATAGAGCTGAAACAGCTTCATCACAATTTCGAACAGCCAGAAACGTTTTTGTTTCTGGCTGTTTTTTTCGCACTTACGATCTTAGATGCCTGTCAGCGCGAACTCCATATATTCAGCAGCAGGATCAGGCGAGTTTCGACAGCAGGTTCGTCAGGAAGATAATCGCAGCTACACCACACCAGGCCAGAATGAACCCTCCCAGATCCTGAAACGTAGGTTTGGGGATTTCGATGTCTTTCGAATTCGGGAACATCTTTTGTCCCATCGGCTCTGGTTCCGACGGCAGCGTACAGGGCGCATCGATTTGCTCATCCAGTTTCACGGGGGTATGCATCAGCTTGTAGAAATGATCCAGTTTTTCCTGTGGCTGGCGTGGCGTAATGAAACTGACAAGCACTCCGCTGAGGATCGCCATACTCATGAAGAAGAACATCTGCCAGACATCCCGCATTTCAGTGGGAGATTTAAACATATCCTCAGGCAGAATACCGGAGTTATAGAGTACGTCTGCATGGAAAGCGACGCCGATCCAGACCAGGATGCCGGTCAAAGTCGAAACCCAGACGGAAATCACATTCCAACGCCGCCAGACAATGCCGATCCAGAGGCTGATTCCAATACAGGCCGGCGTTTTGACGATGATTTTCAGCGCATGAATGATGTCGGTAAATGTGGTCTGGAGAATCAGGGCGAGAATCACGATCACCAGGCCGGCAATTCGACCAACCCAGAGATAATGCCGCTGCGACTTATTCTTCACCATACATTTGCGATAAATGTTCTCAGTAAACAGGCCACTGGAAATAATCATCTGGGCGTCACTGGTACTCATCACCGCCGCCAACAGCGATGCCAGCAGCAGCCCGATTAATCCCGGTGCGATTCGCGGCAGGATATCGTGGGCAGCCATTCCGAAAAGTTTATCAGCGAAATCACGGTCTGCACTATCGACTTTTTCTTTTTCCTCAGGAGAAAGTGCGTTGTATTCGGGGCTGGCACGCATCACGAGTGACTGGTAGACCGCCTGATCTGCCGGATCGGGTGAGTCTTTCAAAGGACTGCTGTCACCCATGTACCAGACGATGCAGGCCAGTCCGGTGAACGTCCAGGCGACCGTGCAGAATCGTTTTAGGAAGTTCCCTACCGTGAAACCGAAACGGCCTTCATATTCCGTCTTCCCTGCACCACAGACGCCCATAATATGGGGCTGGATTACGATCCCGGCCAGTGCGGTGACGGACAGCATAAATACGTAAAAGGGAGTGATCGGTTCGCCCATCGTGGCAGCCAGTTCCGGGCTGACGGTCAAATCCAGCATCCCTTTTTTAAGGTCGGCATTCTGGTTCAGTTCGCCGAATCCGCCTATTTCATAGAACACAAACGGGAGCAGGAGAAACGAAAAGATGATCGTTAGAATCCCCTGGATAAAGTCTGTGATAATCGCTGCCCCCAGACCACCGGCCATGCCATAGATCACGAACATGACTGTGACTGCCAGAATCGCGTACTCATAGCCCTGCAGACGCCGTTCGGTAATCTGAAACGACTTGGTTTCCGTGTTCCATTCCGCTGCCGGTACCATGAAGTTCGCTTCGACGGCGATGCGGTCCAATTCATTTCCCGTCAGGGCATCCACCATTTTTCCGGTACCGAACAGTCCCCCGGCAATAAAGGTGATCGAGATGGCGATACCGTAAAAGGAATACAGCACCGCGGTGGGGCCATTAAAGCGGGTTTCGAAGAAGTCGGCGGTCGTCAGGGCCCGCATGCGGCGCATAATCGGAGCGACGATCCAGTAGAAAGGCGTTGCCCAGAGCCAGAGAAACTGCCACCAGATCCCCGCGAGTCCAGCCCGCCAGGTTCCCGCGACCACGCTGATGGCCTGCTCACTGCTGGTTCCCGAACCGAAGGCGAAGAACATCATGAAGACTTTGCCGAACCGGCGGCCCCCCATGAAGAAGTCGGTCATATCTTTTACTTTTTTCACCGACCACAGACCAATGGCGAGAATGACGACGAAATACAGACCCAGTACAATCCAGTCTGCAGTATGGAGCCCGAGCCAGGTATTCGATTCGGCGGCGATTAACATAGGCCTGTCCTCTTAATCAGGAGCCTTTGGTAAATTTTGTTTCGAAATCAGCCTACCGCGGATTTATGAAATATGCAAACCTACTGATACAAGGTCACTTTGAATATCCAGCGAATGCCGGCACGACAGACCCTCGCCTGCCAGCAACTCAACAGATGAAACCGCGCACATGTCCCTGATTCCCTTTCACATTCAAAACCAGAACCTGCAGGACCGACGGGTTACCGTTCTGGGGTTGGGCCGGTTCGGGGGAGGCATCGCTGTCACTCGCTTTCTGGCAGATCAGGGAGCACAGATCACCGTCCTGGATAACTTGAGCGCGAGTGAGCTGGAACAGTCACACCAGCAGTTAGCGGACATCCAAGGGATTCGTTATTTCCTCGGGGAGAAAACCCAGGAATTACCAGCCACAGACCTGCTGGTACTGAATCCCGCGATTCCCCCGCAGCATCCCCTGCTCGCTCAGGCGGAGCGGGAACAGATTCCCGTGACCAGCGAAATCGAACTGTTCTGGCAGTTGAACCCTGCACCCATAGTCGGGGTCACAGGCAGCAATGGAAAATCAACCACGACCGCGATGATTCATTCCGTCTTTTCCGAGTCAGGCAGTACTTGCTGGTTGGGGGGCAATATTGGTGTCAGCCTGTTGCCGCAGGTTG
This window harbors:
- a CDS encoding cytochrome c — translated: MNKPSRHRYRKPIRNFSLATGTLLTLFLFTGCGGNDAPAPAPAQQQAQTPAPAAATPQVAQSTPTETKPTPAPANDGQKMIDGIPYDVWFDNPLAVAGDNQSVQPVALPGNNVAANTTPAPAGEMKTETAQASAGGGSGADWKTIIPMPILESQVKDIRNRLTKNMQSVGTYNTSYLEIPTFTATLAALAEVANQHSEDVGWKKNAKYLRELAAAFTAEPLMRGAKSYRAMQVPYEQIIVILNGSAPAGLPEADDKKPIAEVASMGDLMKRADIAYKWLKSNVGSADALKAEKEKVIEEAHLLAAISKIITLEGYGYVDDKGFLGHANPMQEACLKMVEAAKNDNFQEFDQGMSRVYKSCTECHSEYKE
- a CDS encoding sodium:solute symporter gives rise to the protein MLIAAESNTWLGLHTADWIVLGLYFVVILAIGLWSVKKVKDMTDFFMGGRRFGKVFMMFFAFGSGTSSEQAISVVAGTWRAGLAGIWWQFLWLWATPFYWIVAPIMRRMRALTTADFFETRFNGPTAVLYSFYGIAISITFIAGGLFGTGKMVDALTGNELDRIAVEANFMVPAAEWNTETKSFQITERRLQGYEYAILAVTVMFVIYGMAGGLGAAIITDFIQGILTIIFSFLLLPFVFYEIGGFGELNQNADLKKGMLDLTVSPELAATMGEPITPFYVFMLSVTALAGIVIQPHIMGVCGAGKTEYEGRFGFTVGNFLKRFCTVAWTFTGLACIVWYMGDSSPLKDSPDPADQAVYQSLVMRASPEYNALSPEEKEKVDSADRDFADKLFGMAAHDILPRIAPGLIGLLLASLLAAVMSTSDAQMIISSGLFTENIYRKCMVKNKSQRHYLWVGRIAGLVIVILALILQTTFTDIIHALKIIVKTPACIGISLWIGIVWRRWNVISVWVSTLTGILVWIGVAFHADVLYNSGILPEDMFKSPTEMRDVWQMFFFMSMAILSGVLVSFITPRQPQEKLDHFYKLMHTPVKLDEQIDAPCTLPSEPEPMGQKMFPNSKDIEIPKPTFQDLGGFILAWCGVAAIIFLTNLLSKLA